The proteins below come from a single Kitasatospora sp. NBC_00315 genomic window:
- a CDS encoding VWA domain-containing protein, translated as MSVAPQADTTSSTGGDPGSDPERLRRWRLALGGEADGTGCRLSGRDAAMDGALAALYRGEAAGGGRPAGRSAGLGGSAPQVSRWLGDIREYFPTSVVQLMQQDAISRLGLQRLLLEPEMLAAVEPDVHLVGTLLSLKHALPETTRESARAVVGKVVAALERRLADRTRATLGGALDRSAKVNRPRHHDIDWDRTIRANLKNHLPEGGPGGRGTIVPERLIGYARAQRAVKKDVILCIDQSGSMAASVVHSAVFGAVLASMRSLDTRLVVFDTSVVDLTEQLSDPVDVLFATRLGGGTDINRALAYCQSRITRPSETIVVLISDLYEGGIRNEMLKRVAAMKAAGVQFIALLALSDEGAPAYDHAHAAALAALGAPAFACTPDAFPEIMAAAIEKRPLPVPDRNS; from the coding sequence ATGTCCGTCGCACCGCAGGCCGACACCACCAGCAGCACCGGCGGCGATCCCGGGTCCGACCCCGAGCGGCTGCGCCGCTGGCGCCTGGCGCTCGGCGGCGAGGCCGACGGGACGGGCTGCCGGCTCTCCGGCCGCGACGCCGCGATGGACGGCGCCCTCGCCGCCCTCTACCGGGGCGAGGCGGCCGGGGGCGGCAGGCCCGCCGGCCGCAGCGCCGGACTCGGCGGCTCGGCGCCGCAGGTGTCCAGGTGGCTGGGGGACATCCGCGAGTACTTCCCGACCTCCGTGGTCCAGTTGATGCAGCAGGACGCGATCTCCCGGCTGGGGCTGCAGCGCCTGCTGCTGGAGCCCGAGATGCTGGCGGCCGTCGAGCCCGACGTCCACCTGGTCGGCACGCTGCTCTCGCTGAAGCACGCGCTGCCGGAGACCACCAGGGAGAGCGCCCGGGCGGTGGTCGGCAAGGTCGTCGCGGCCCTGGAGCGCCGGCTCGCCGACCGCACCCGGGCCACTCTCGGCGGTGCGCTGGACCGCAGCGCCAAGGTCAACCGTCCGCGCCACCACGACATCGACTGGGACCGCACCATCCGGGCCAACCTCAAGAACCACCTGCCGGAGGGCGGGCCCGGCGGGCGGGGCACGATCGTGCCCGAGCGTCTGATCGGCTACGCCCGGGCCCAGCGGGCGGTGAAGAAGGACGTCATCCTCTGCATCGACCAGTCGGGTTCGATGGCCGCCTCGGTCGTCCACTCGGCGGTCTTCGGCGCCGTACTCGCCTCGATGAGGAGTCTCGACACCCGCCTGGTGGTGTTCGACACCTCGGTGGTGGACCTCACCGAGCAGCTGAGCGATCCGGTGGACGTCCTGTTCGCGACCCGGCTCGGCGGCGGGACGGACATCAACCGGGCCCTGGCGTACTGCCAGTCGAGGATCACCCGGCCGTCGGAGACGATCGTCGTGCTGATCAGCGACCTCTACGAGGGCGGCATCCGCAACGAGATGCTCAAGCGGGTGGCGGCGATGAAGGCGGCCGGCGTCCAGTTCATCGCGCTGCTCGCGCTCTCGGACGAGGGCGCCCCGGCCTACGACCACGCGCACGCCGCCGCGCTGGCGGCGCTCGGCGCCCCGGCCTTCGCCTGCACCCCGGACGCCTTCCCGGAGATCATGGCGGCCGCGATCGAGAAGCGCCCGCTGCCCGTCCCCGACCGGAACTCCTGA
- the sucD gene encoding succinate--CoA ligase subunit alpha, protein MAIFLTKDSKVIVQGMTGSEGMKHTRRMLASGTQIVGGVNPRKAGTTVDVDGTDVAVFGSVAEAIEKTGADVTVIFVPPKFTKDAVVEAIDAEIGLAVVITEGVPVHDSAAFWAYAGSKGNKTRIIGPNCPGLISPGQSNAGIIPADITTTGPIGLVSKSGTLTYQLMYELRDLGFSSAVGIGGDPVIGTTHIDALAAFEADPETKIIVMIGEIGGDAEERAAAYIAEHVTKPVVGYVAGFTAPEGKTMGHAGAIVSGSSGTAAAKKEALEAAGVKVGKTPSETARLARELIG, encoded by the coding sequence ATGGCTATCTTCCTTACCAAGGACAGCAAGGTCATCGTCCAGGGCATGACCGGCTCCGAGGGTATGAAGCACACCCGCCGGATGCTCGCCTCGGGCACCCAGATCGTCGGCGGCGTGAACCCGCGCAAGGCCGGCACCACCGTTGACGTCGACGGCACCGACGTGGCCGTCTTCGGCTCCGTCGCCGAGGCCATCGAGAAGACCGGCGCCGACGTCACGGTCATCTTCGTGCCGCCGAAGTTCACCAAGGACGCCGTCGTCGAGGCGATCGACGCCGAGATCGGCCTCGCGGTCGTCATCACCGAGGGTGTCCCGGTCCACGACTCGGCCGCCTTCTGGGCGTACGCCGGTTCGAAGGGCAACAAGACCCGGATCATCGGCCCGAACTGCCCGGGCCTGATCAGCCCCGGACAGTCCAACGCCGGCATCATCCCCGCGGACATCACCACCACGGGCCCGATCGGCCTGGTGTCGAAGTCCGGCACGCTGACCTACCAGCTCATGTACGAGCTGCGTGACCTCGGCTTCTCGTCGGCCGTGGGCATCGGCGGCGACCCGGTCATCGGCACCACCCACATCGACGCCCTCGCGGCGTTCGAGGCGGACCCCGAGACCAAGATCATCGTGATGATCGGCGAGATCGGCGGCGACGCCGAGGAGCGTGCCGCGGCCTACATCGCCGAGCACGTCACCAAGCCGGTCGTCGGCTACGTCGCGGGCTTCACCGCCCCCGAGGGCAAGACCATGGGCCACGCCGGCGCCATCGTCTCCGGCTCCTCGGGCACCGCGGCCGCCAAGAAGGAGGCCCTTGAGGCCGCCGGCGTCAAGGTCGGCAAGACGCCGTCCGAGACCGCCCGTCTGGCGCGCGAGCTCATCGGCTGA
- the purH gene encoding bifunctional phosphoribosylaminoimidazolecarboxamide formyltransferase/IMP cyclohydrolase: MSAAASTTPLVSEDVRPIRRALVSVYDKTGLEELAQGLHAAGVELVSTGSTAGRIAAAGVPVTEVSELTGFPECLDGRVKTLHPRVHAGVLADLRLASHREQLTELGIEPFDLVVVNLYPFKATVASGATPDECVEQIDIGGPSMVRAAAKNHPSVAVVVDPARYADVLAAVRTGGFDLLTRKRLAGAAFAHTAAYDVAVASWFGESGYTGSEEAFPAFLGATWERQNVLRYGENPHQQAALYADGTGGLAGAEQLHGKEMSYNNYMDTDAARRAAYDHDGPAVAIIKHANPCGIATGADVAEAHRKAHECDPVSAYGGVIAVNRPVTVELAEQIAPIFTEVVVAPAYEDGALEVLTKKKNLRVLRAPEAPAERTEVRRISGGALLQQVDKVDAAGDDPSTWTLATGEALSAEELAELVFAWRACRAVKSNAILLARDGASVGVGMGQVNRVDSAKLAVERAGERAKGSYAASDAFFPFADGLQILLAGGVKAVVQPGGSIRDEEVVAAAAEAGVTMYLTGTRHFFH; this comes from the coding sequence ATGAGCGCCGCCGCCAGCACCACGCCCCTCGTCTCCGAGGACGTACGCCCCATTCGCCGCGCCCTGGTCAGCGTCTACGACAAGACCGGCCTGGAGGAGCTGGCCCAGGGCCTGCACGCCGCCGGGGTCGAGCTGGTCTCCACCGGTTCGACGGCCGGCCGGATCGCCGCCGCCGGAGTCCCGGTGACCGAGGTCTCCGAGCTCACCGGATTCCCCGAGTGCCTCGACGGCCGGGTGAAGACGCTGCACCCCCGGGTGCACGCCGGCGTGCTCGCCGACCTTCGCCTCGCGTCGCACCGCGAGCAGCTGACCGAGCTGGGCATCGAGCCGTTCGACCTGGTCGTGGTGAACCTCTACCCGTTCAAGGCCACCGTCGCCTCGGGCGCCACCCCGGACGAGTGCGTCGAGCAGATCGACATCGGCGGCCCGAGCATGGTCCGCGCCGCCGCCAAGAACCACCCGTCGGTGGCCGTCGTGGTCGACCCGGCCCGCTACGCCGACGTCCTGGCGGCCGTGCGCACCGGCGGCTTCGACCTGCTGACCCGCAAGCGCCTGGCCGGCGCCGCCTTCGCGCACACCGCCGCGTACGACGTGGCCGTGGCCTCCTGGTTCGGCGAGTCGGGCTACACCGGCTCGGAGGAGGCCTTCCCGGCCTTCCTCGGCGCCACCTGGGAGCGCCAGAACGTGCTCCGCTACGGCGAGAACCCGCACCAGCAGGCCGCCCTGTACGCGGACGGCACCGGCGGCCTCGCCGGAGCCGAGCAGCTGCACGGCAAGGAGATGTCCTACAACAACTACATGGACACCGACGCCGCCCGCCGCGCCGCCTACGACCACGACGGGCCCGCCGTCGCGATCATCAAGCACGCCAACCCGTGCGGCATCGCCACCGGCGCCGATGTGGCCGAGGCCCACCGCAAGGCGCACGAGTGCGACCCGGTCTCCGCGTACGGCGGCGTGATCGCGGTCAACCGCCCGGTCACCGTCGAGCTGGCCGAGCAGATCGCCCCGATCTTCACCGAGGTCGTCGTCGCCCCGGCGTACGAGGACGGCGCGCTGGAGGTCCTGACCAAGAAGAAGAACCTCCGTGTGCTGCGCGCCCCCGAGGCGCCCGCCGAGCGCACCGAGGTCCGCCGGATCAGCGGCGGCGCGCTGCTCCAGCAGGTCGACAAGGTGGACGCCGCCGGCGACGACCCCTCGACCTGGACGCTGGCCACCGGCGAGGCGCTGTCGGCCGAGGAGCTGGCCGAGCTCGTCTTCGCCTGGCGGGCCTGCCGGGCCGTCAAGTCCAACGCGATCCTGCTGGCCAGGGACGGCGCCTCGGTCGGCGTCGGTATGGGCCAGGTCAACCGGGTCGACTCGGCGAAGCTCGCGGTCGAGCGGGCCGGTGAGCGCGCCAAGGGCTCCTACGCCGCCTCGGACGCGTTCTTCCCGTTCGCGGACGGCCTGCAGATCCTGCTGGCCGGTGGCGTCAAGGCCGTGGTCCAGCCCGGTGGTTCGATCCGCGACGAGGAGGTCGTGGCCGCCGCCGCCGAGGCCGGCGTGACCATGTACCTCACCGGGACCCGCCACTTCTTCCACTGA
- a CDS encoding DUF6350 family protein, with the protein MTQLMGRPILDLPSELTPRSMPADLLVGVRTALLGLAAVAVPILGLWVVTPYADDSATGAVRLAGTVWLLGHGGPLTRGGAALPVTLTPLLLTVLTAAQLYRAGRRTAGVRPGGRRVLAVDGGRAPRGARPGASVALGAGYLVVAAVVAVLCAAGVPRGPGGAGAAFAARVVPDILAVAVLVATALGAGVWSARPARGRPPGSGRAPAAVRLPSWAWPPAAGAAAREAVRRAALVAALGLVAVGALLVATAAALDVLSGGRPLPAVGGGVAGVLGLLLLSVVLLPNAVVWGAAYALGPGFLMGAGAVVAPSGAELGPLPAVVPLSSLLPAPGAGGWHLLACVLPSVALVAPAILLGRAAVADAGRSAPPDEVDEVEKAEEAGESSADEEMDGAEDGAEDGAEDGAEGAAVSGPWRPAATAAVALAAAALFGVLSAGCGWLAGGALGRGRMAQLGPVPWQVGLAAAGWFTALALPGALAVRAWLLRRETYGRAAGEGEESDGGAFTGGAFRAGAFRAGAFRSGAFRAGTGHGGWFGAAVPEAVRAVAAYGWRAGLTGGALCARGAGVRGRARGRVAAYGLVRWLGRPWRRQP; encoded by the coding sequence ATGACGCAGCTGATGGGCCGTCCGATCCTGGATCTGCCAAGCGAGCTGACCCCCCGGTCGATGCCGGCCGACCTGCTCGTCGGGGTACGGACGGCACTGCTGGGGCTCGCCGCGGTGGCCGTGCCGATTCTCGGGCTCTGGGTGGTCACCCCGTACGCGGACGACAGTGCGACCGGTGCCGTGCGGCTGGCCGGCACCGTCTGGTTGCTGGGCCACGGCGGCCCGCTGACCAGGGGCGGGGCTGCTCTGCCCGTGACGCTCACCCCCCTGCTGCTCACGGTTCTGACCGCGGCGCAGCTCTACCGGGCGGGCCGGCGGACCGCCGGTGTCCGGCCGGGCGGGCGCCGGGTGCTCGCGGTGGACGGCGGGAGGGCGCCGCGAGGCGCCCGTCCGGGTGCGTCCGTCGCGCTGGGCGCCGGCTACCTCGTGGTGGCGGCCGTGGTGGCGGTGCTGTGCGCCGCCGGGGTGCCGCGGGGGCCGGGCGGGGCGGGTGCGGCGTTCGCGGCCCGGGTGGTGCCGGACATCCTGGCGGTGGCCGTGCTGGTGGCCACCGCGCTGGGCGCCGGGGTGTGGTCGGCGCGGCCGGCCAGGGGGCGGCCGCCCGGATCCGGCCGCGCTCCGGCGGCGGTCCGGCTGCCGTCCTGGGCCTGGCCCCCGGCGGCCGGAGCCGCCGCGCGGGAGGCGGTGCGGCGGGCGGCCCTCGTGGCCGCGCTCGGTCTGGTAGCGGTCGGGGCGCTGCTGGTCGCCACGGCGGCCGCGCTGGACGTGCTCTCCGGCGGCCGGCCGCTGCCGGCGGTGGGCGGTGGCGTGGCAGGTGTGCTCGGACTGCTGCTGCTGAGCGTGGTGCTGCTGCCGAACGCGGTGGTCTGGGGGGCGGCCTACGCGCTGGGCCCGGGCTTCCTGATGGGAGCGGGAGCGGTGGTGGCGCCGTCCGGCGCGGAGCTCGGGCCGCTGCCGGCCGTCGTCCCGCTGTCCTCGCTGCTGCCGGCCCCGGGGGCGGGCGGCTGGCACCTGCTGGCGTGCGTCCTGCCGTCGGTGGCCCTGGTGGCGCCGGCGATCCTGCTCGGGCGGGCGGCGGTGGCGGACGCGGGGCGGTCGGCCCCGCCCGATGAGGTGGACGAGGTGGAGAAGGCGGAGGAAGCGGGGGAGAGCAGCGCGGACGAGGAGATGGACGGGGCCGAGGACGGGGCCGAGGACGGGGCCGAGGACGGGGCCGAGGGTGCGGCGGTGTCGGGGCCCTGGCGTCCGGCGGCGACGGCGGCGGTGGCACTGGCGGCCGCGGCGCTGTTCGGAGTGCTGTCCGCCGGGTGCGGCTGGCTCGCCGGCGGTGCGCTGGGACGGGGCCGGATGGCGCAGCTGGGGCCCGTCCCCTGGCAGGTCGGACTCGCGGCGGCGGGCTGGTTCACGGCGCTCGCGCTGCCCGGAGCGCTGGCCGTACGGGCATGGCTGCTGCGGCGCGAGACGTACGGGCGGGCGGCGGGCGAGGGTGAGGAGTCCGATGGCGGGGCGTTCACGGGCGGGGCGTTCAGGGCCGGAGCGTTCAGGGCCGGGGCGTTCAGGTCCGGAGCGTTCAGGGCCGGGACGGGCCACGGTGGGTGGTTCGGTGCGGCTGTGCCGGAGGCGGTGCGGGCCGTCGCGGCGTACGGATGGCGGGCCGGCCTCACCGGCGGCGCCCTGTGTGCGCGGGGCGCGGGTGTGCGCGGCCGCGCGCGGGGGCGGGTGGCGGCGTACGGGCTGGTGCGGTGGCTGGGCCGTCCGTGGCGGCGGCAGCCGTGA
- the purN gene encoding phosphoribosylglycinamide formyltransferase translates to MASAEVFSPRTPGPARVVVLVSGSGTNLQALIDAAADPGYGAEILAVGADRDGITGLERAERAGLPVFVHRVKDFPARDAWDRELTDAVAGYRPDLVVTAGFMKILGPEFIAAFAGRIVNTHPALLPAFPGAHGVTDALAYGVKVTGCTVHLVDAGVDTGPIIAQGVVEITDADHADGGDALHERIKTVERELLVEVVGRLAREGHRIEDRKVRIPA, encoded by the coding sequence GTGGCCTCCGCCGAAGTGTTTTCGCCCCGCACGCCCGGCCCCGCCCGCGTGGTGGTCCTGGTCTCCGGTTCCGGCACCAATCTGCAGGCGCTGATCGACGCCGCCGCCGACCCCGGGTACGGCGCCGAGATCCTCGCCGTCGGCGCGGACCGCGACGGCATCACGGGCCTGGAGCGCGCCGAGCGCGCCGGGCTGCCGGTCTTCGTCCACCGGGTCAAGGACTTCCCCGCCCGCGACGCCTGGGACCGCGAGCTCACCGACGCGGTCGCCGGGTACCGGCCGGACCTGGTGGTCACCGCCGGTTTCATGAAGATCCTCGGCCCGGAGTTCATCGCCGCCTTCGCCGGCCGGATCGTCAACACCCACCCCGCCCTGCTGCCCGCCTTCCCCGGCGCCCACGGGGTCACCGACGCCCTCGCGTACGGCGTGAAGGTCACCGGCTGCACCGTCCACCTGGTCGACGCCGGCGTGGACACCGGGCCGATCATCGCGCAGGGCGTCGTGGAGATCACCGACGCCGACCACGCCGATGGCGGCGACGCGCTGCACGAGCGCATCAAGACTGTCGAGCGCGAGTTGCTCGTCGAGGTCGTGGGCCGGCTGGCCCGCGAAGGCCACCGCATTGAAGACCGAAAGGTACGGATCCCGGCATGA
- a CDS encoding RDD family protein, protein MSYPPDPNNPYGQQPPQPAPGYGYPQQPPQPAPGYGYPQQPPQPQGYGIPQQPGYGYPQQGGYPNPGLVQNFYAGWGARVVARIIDSIVIGIIPGIILFALKPTTTTTYSGGTFQTESSGGIGTGAYYGVQLLFTLAIWAVLAAMKSSMGQSLGQKAVNIRMVRESDGQRLSFGAAFGREALHILDYFCCIGFLWPLWDAKKQTFADKIMSTVVVKSQ, encoded by the coding sequence ATGAGCTACCCGCCCGACCCGAACAACCCCTACGGCCAGCAGCCCCCGCAGCCGGCTCCCGGCTACGGCTACCCGCAGCAGCCCCCGCAGCCGGCTCCCGGCTACGGCTACCCGCAGCAGCCGCCCCAGCCCCAGGGCTACGGCATCCCGCAGCAGCCGGGCTACGGCTACCCGCAGCAGGGTGGCTACCCCAACCCCGGGCTGGTGCAGAACTTCTACGCCGGCTGGGGCGCCCGTGTGGTCGCCCGGATCATCGACAGCATCGTGATCGGGATCATCCCGGGCATCATCCTGTTCGCGCTGAAGCCGACGACCACCACCACCTACTCGGGCGGCACGTTCCAGACCGAGAGCAGCGGCGGGATCGGCACCGGCGCGTACTACGGCGTCCAGCTCCTGTTCACCCTCGCGATCTGGGCCGTGCTGGCCGCGATGAAGAGCTCGATGGGCCAGTCGCTGGGCCAGAAGGCCGTCAACATCCGGATGGTGCGCGAGTCGGACGGGCAGCGGCTCAGCTTCGGCGCAGCCTTCGGCCGTGAGGCGCTGCACATCCTCGACTACTTCTGCTGCATCGGCTTCCTGTGGCCGCTCTGGGACGCCAAGAAGCAGACCTTCGCCGACAAGATCATGAGCACCGTGGTGGTCAAGTCCCAGTGA
- the sucC gene encoding ADP-forming succinate--CoA ligase subunit beta, with the protein MDLFEYQARDLFAKHGVPVLDGDVIETPEAARAIAERFGGRAVVKAQVKVGGRGKAGGVKLAADPADAVAKAEAILGMDIKGHTVHKVMLAQTADIKDEYYVSFLLDRTNRTFLAMASVEGGVEIEVVAEENPDALAKIPVDANEGCTPEKAAEIVAAAKFPAEIADQVADVLQKLWKVFIAEDALLVEVNPLIKSGEGKIIALDGKVSLDENAEFRQPDHAALEDKAAANPLEAAAKAKGLNYVKLEGEVGIIGNGAGLVMSTLDVVAYAGENHGGVKPANFLDIGGGASAEVMANGLEIILGDPDVKSVFVNVFGGITACDAVANGIVQALALLESKGEAVTKPLVVRLDGNNAELGRKILDDANHPLVQRVDTMDGAADRAAELANK; encoded by the coding sequence GTGGACCTGTTCGAGTACCAGGCGAGGGACCTCTTCGCCAAGCACGGTGTACCCGTGCTTGACGGGGATGTCATCGAGACCCCCGAAGCAGCTCGCGCCATCGCCGAGCGCTTCGGCGGACGCGCAGTCGTCAAGGCTCAGGTGAAGGTCGGTGGCCGTGGCAAGGCCGGCGGCGTCAAGCTCGCCGCCGACCCGGCCGACGCGGTCGCCAAGGCCGAGGCGATCCTCGGTATGGACATCAAGGGCCACACCGTTCACAAGGTGATGCTGGCCCAGACCGCGGACATCAAGGACGAGTACTACGTCTCGTTCCTGCTGGACCGCACCAACCGCACCTTCCTGGCGATGGCCAGCGTCGAGGGCGGCGTGGAGATCGAGGTCGTCGCCGAGGAGAACCCGGACGCACTGGCCAAGATCCCGGTCGACGCCAACGAGGGCTGCACCCCGGAGAAGGCCGCCGAGATCGTCGCGGCCGCGAAGTTCCCGGCCGAGATCGCCGACCAGGTGGCCGACGTCCTGCAGAAGCTGTGGAAGGTGTTCATCGCCGAGGACGCGCTCCTCGTCGAGGTGAACCCGCTGATCAAGTCCGGCGAGGGCAAGATCATCGCGCTCGACGGCAAGGTCTCTCTGGACGAGAACGCGGAGTTCCGCCAGCCCGACCACGCGGCCCTCGAGGACAAGGCCGCCGCGAACCCGCTCGAGGCGGCGGCGAAGGCCAAGGGCCTGAACTACGTCAAGCTCGAGGGCGAGGTCGGCATCATCGGCAACGGCGCGGGTCTCGTCATGAGCACCCTGGACGTCGTCGCCTACGCCGGTGAGAACCACGGCGGCGTCAAGCCGGCCAACTTCCTCGACATCGGCGGCGGCGCGTCCGCCGAGGTGATGGCGAACGGCCTGGAGATCATCCTGGGCGACCCCGACGTCAAGTCGGTCTTCGTCAACGTCTTCGGTGGCATCACGGCCTGTGACGCCGTCGCCAACGGCATCGTGCAGGCGCTCGCCCTGCTGGAGAGCAAGGGCGAGGCCGTCACCAAGCCGCTCGTCGTCCGCCTCGACGGCAACAACGCCGAGCTGGGTCGCAAGATCCTGGACGACGCCAACCACCCGCTGGTGCAGCGCGTGGACACCATGGACGGTGCGGCCGACCGCGCCGCCGAGCTGGCCAACAAGTAA
- a CDS encoding DUF2752 domain-containing protein, producing the protein MTPAPVAQLAARWTATAGSPRGGWLRVAGRGAGAAAAALAVGQLHDAHDPGVLCPLRLFTGVPCPGCGSTTVFIEAGHGHLLAALAANPVTVLAGLGLLFAPLGPGRWWWRLSDNRRSTLIGSALALSWVWQLHRFGFVHL; encoded by the coding sequence GTGACGCCCGCGCCTGTGGCGCAGCTGGCGGCCCGCTGGACGGCCACCGCGGGGAGTCCCCGGGGCGGCTGGCTGCGAGTGGCGGGCCGCGGAGCCGGCGCGGCCGCCGCCGCTCTGGCGGTGGGCCAGCTGCACGACGCCCACGACCCCGGTGTGCTCTGCCCGTTGCGCCTGTTCACCGGTGTCCCGTGCCCGGGATGCGGCAGTACCACGGTCTTCATCGAGGCCGGTCACGGTCACCTGCTCGCCGCGCTCGCGGCCAACCCGGTGACGGTGCTGGCGGGCCTGGGCCTGCTGTTCGCCCCGCTCGGCCCCGGCCGCTGGTGGTGGCGGTTGTCCGACAACAGGCGCAGCACGTTGATCGGCTCCGCCTTAGCGCTTTCCTGGGTCTGGCAGTTGCACCGGTTCGGCTTCGTCCATCTCTGA
- a CDS encoding LuxR C-terminal-related transcriptional regulator, whose product MATPPTAERPAEHPADDAARRRAQAQAPGQAPNEAGTPTGAPTGAPTKKKARGRTRGRSREQPQDGTGARTAVSAQEADGRTRAPERPPAPKDLRADAARLLARLTPREVQVLTRLAAGDDMAQLAAALGIAPATARTHLHRTMRKLGVRTREEAAGLALTLLDTGAPAPDRHRPVRRPTAAPTAESGPAAAPAPGTLAPGAAPAGTTARGVEPPGTKPSTTAAPRTDRARTDPPTAAGPTDPPRTDPPTAPAPAGRRTPAAPADTPPGFEQLYEGAYARLVQQVFLLTAYRHRTLHCVNRAFGAALRAWPEVSALPDPESWVRIRACEGALSPWHHAGRRRAEAWRFPLRRTPVRPADEGQAVLPGHDRLSDQDKALLKALRRLSRPQRRALVLHDGIGLPAAVVAVETESTTGATEERVWAARAALADALPELLGADPTEPGFPDRLSAVLYRAGVRGYPEPERPPVPVLSTRYRVRTATLTGGAALVTVAMGTAIATTLVGTGPAALFRPPAPVPHPVCTNAATGSAGPAAPGGIPPGLRTIWCSAVPGRAAVLGPPPVVTALWGPARHDPWTSADALGPPLPTPAAVPCTVWAPRPCGSRAQAPPPPVPPLWVR is encoded by the coding sequence ATGGCCACACCGCCCACGGCCGAACGCCCGGCCGAGCACCCGGCCGACGATGCCGCCCGCCGTCGGGCCCAGGCTCAGGCACCGGGCCAGGCCCCGAACGAGGCAGGGACGCCGACCGGGGCGCCGACCGGGGCCCCGACGAAGAAGAAGGCCCGGGGTCGGACCCGGGGCCGCTCGCGGGAGCAGCCCCAGGACGGGACCGGGGCTCGGACCGCGGTGTCCGCCCAGGAGGCCGACGGCCGGACGCGGGCCCCGGAGCGGCCGCCGGCGCCGAAGGACCTCCGGGCAGACGCCGCGCGCCTGCTCGCGCGGCTGACACCCCGTGAGGTGCAGGTGCTGACCCGGCTCGCCGCGGGCGACGACATGGCGCAGCTGGCCGCCGCCCTGGGCATCGCCCCCGCGACCGCCCGCACCCACCTGCACCGGACGATGCGCAAGCTCGGCGTCCGGACCCGGGAGGAGGCCGCCGGCCTCGCGCTCACCCTGCTCGACACCGGGGCCCCGGCCCCCGACCGGCATCGACCCGTCCGGCGGCCCACCGCCGCCCCGACCGCGGAATCGGGCCCGGCGGCGGCGCCCGCCCCGGGCACCCTGGCACCCGGGGCCGCCCCGGCGGGGACGACAGCACGGGGGGTCGAACCACCCGGGACGAAGCCATCGACGACCGCGGCCCCCCGGACGGACCGAGCGAGGACGGACCCGCCGACGGCCGCCGGTCCGACGGACCCGCCGAGGACGGACCCACCCACGGCGCCGGCACCGGCGGGCCGCCGGACCCCGGCCGCCCCGGCCGACACCCCTCCGGGCTTCGAGCAGCTGTACGAGGGCGCGTACGCCCGCCTCGTCCAGCAGGTGTTCCTGCTGACCGCCTACCGCCACCGCACGCTGCACTGCGTGAACCGGGCGTTCGGCGCCGCGCTGCGCGCGTGGCCGGAGGTGTCCGCGCTGCCGGATCCCGAGTCCTGGGTCCGGATCCGCGCCTGCGAGGGGGCGCTCTCCCCCTGGCACCACGCGGGCCGGCGCCGCGCGGAGGCCTGGCGGTTCCCGCTGCGCCGCACGCCGGTGCGGCCCGCCGACGAGGGACAGGCCGTCCTGCCCGGCCACGACCGGCTGTCCGACCAGGACAAGGCCCTGCTCAAGGCCCTGCGCCGGCTCTCCCGTCCACAGCGGCGCGCGCTGGTGCTGCACGACGGGATCGGGCTGCCGGCCGCGGTGGTCGCGGTGGAGACCGAGTCGACCACCGGCGCCACCGAGGAGCGGGTCTGGGCCGCCCGGGCCGCGCTGGCGGACGCGCTGCCGGAGCTGCTGGGGGCGGATCCGACCGAGCCGGGCTTCCCCGACCGGCTGAGCGCCGTGCTGTACCGGGCCGGGGTGCGCGGCTACCCGGAGCCGGAGCGGCCGCCCGTACCGGTGCTGAGCACCCGCTACCGGGTGCGGACGGCCACCCTGACCGGCGGCGCCGCGCTGGTCACCGTGGCGATGGGCACCGCGATCGCCACCACGCTGGTCGGCACCGGCCCGGCGGCGCTGTTCCGCCCTCCCGCGCCCGTGCCGCACCCCGTCTGCACCAACGCGGCGACCGGGAGCGCCGGACCGGCCGCACCCGGTGGGATCCCGCCGGGCCTGCGGACGATCTGGTGCAGCGCCGTCCCCGGCCGCGCCGCCGTCCTGGGGCCGCCGCCGGTGGTGACGGCGCTCTGGGGGCCCGCCCGCCACGACCCGTGGACGTCGGCGGACGCGCTGGGGCCGCCGCTGCCCACGCCCGCCGCCGTCCCGTGCACGGTCTGGGCCCCGCGTCCGTGCGGCAGCCGGGCGCAGGCCCCGCCGCCACCGGTACCCCCGTTGTGGGTGCGGTGA